AAGGTGGCCTTGTGGAGTGCACATCCCCGTGGGGACCAGGTCTGGGAGCCACTTAAGCCCCTGGCCATACCGAGGCGGCTTGAGATGGTTCCAGTCTTTCTATATGACCCGGATCAGCGTTTTAGGCAAATTAGTGGCATGTGCCCAACAAGTTTAAAAAATGGGTAAGTATTTTTTGGTGGAAATTGGCCCACGTACACATTctttgtatatacacatattgtatatatagatGGTATATGCAGTATATTACATATGTAGGTATGTATCTCTTTAAACAGGCTTCCCTCATAACCTAAATCTAATCCATTCCCCACAAAGCATTAGATAGAAAATTTGGGGATAAACTACTTTAAGTGGGGAAAATAATGCACTCCCAGCTTCAACCAAAAACCCCAACCGATTTCCCCAAATATCATTAAACACTCTTATTAAACACTTACATCACACACACCCCCCAAGGATTTTGGCATAAGAAGCATTGAAAACACCAATTACTTAATTATTCAACACTTCACGAACTCATTAGTGGCTATGTCTGTGTGCCATACACAACAATTTTGCAGAATcaagatataaattatattttccttgcAAATTGCAACGATCATGAGATGTAACTAAATAAACCGAAAAAAGATGCTAAACATACTTGATACCATCTATAATTGGCCCCGGATTGGTGGAGCCTCCAGGCACCTGGCAGAGGTCTACACAGGGACCCAGGGTGCAGGACATAATATCAGCTATGTTTAACATGCTtcaacaatgcacaagacagGATCCTGCGAGAACAGGGGAGCTGCCACGGGTGCCGTCCACATCCAGGACTCCCACAGGACTTAAAACAGTTGCACAGCAGGTTTTGGATTGAAGTAACAAATTtcgggttaaaaaaaaaagagcaagtcaTTTTTGGGACTATTTGAATTGTGAGAGTTAAGATATCAAGGAATACCTTCCTATGGAGGTGGTTACAGTGGAAAATGGATGTATCTGgagttgtaaaatatttttaactcgaAGGTAATATACATAAGATAAAATGCACACATCTTAAGTGTACAGGTTAATTACATTTTCCAAGTGTTTACATCTGTGGAAGCATCACCCAtatcaagatagagaacatttgCTGTATCATGGAAGGTTCCCTTGTGCCCTCTCCCAGTTAATAAATCACCCTCTTGAGTCACCACCATTCTGATTTTTCTCACCACAGACCAATTCAGCCTGTTCTAGACCTTCACATAAACGGAGCTATACAGTATGTACTGTttccagcttctttcactcaaaataTTATCTGCGAGATGGATCCAAGTTGAGCATGCCAACACTTGCTTGTTTGGCTAACTGTCCATCACATGAATGATTATACCAATGTATCCAATTGATTCGTTTCCAAATTTTAGCACTTACACAAAGAGcagctataaacatttatgtaccaGTTTTTGTGTGACCAGAAGTTTTTATTCCTCCTGGGTAAATACGAGGAGTGGGACTCATGAGCTGCAAGGGAAGTATATATTTTAACTTGATAAGCAACTGCCCAGCAATTTCCCAAGTGACTGgaccattttgcatccccactGGCACCGCAGGGGCTCCGTCCAGTTGGCTCCAGCCTCATCAGCACCCGGTACTGTTTTTGCTGTTGCCAGGCCAACAGGTGTGTGTAacggtatctcactgtggtttccaATGGTGTTGATGAACACACAGATTtcaatgaagtccagtttatctgttttttgtttttttctgtgtggTTAGTGCTTTCAGTCAAATTCTTACAAACATCTGATTAGATATACTTGacaattttattgctaaaaaatatcCTCTGGAGTGACTGCAATATTTGTCCTCAGTCTCCCCCCAGGGTTTCTGGGAGCGTTTCTGTTACTGTGGAGGGAACAGAGGGCCTGGGGACCAGGTGCGAGGTACCATGGAGTCatagcgcacacacacacgcacgcacacacaactAGAGCCACAGCCGCCAAAAAACCAGCAAAGGAGCTGGCAACCTGTCAGAACATCCTTCCTCTAAAGAGAACAGAATTCCGCGCGGTGACCTGTGCCATGTCCTGAGACAGGGAGGCCAGGCAGGCTCCCGGGATGGGGCGTGGAGGATGCTATTTCTCCATCTTGCTGTTTCCGAGCCTTGCACAGGGACAGGATTTGAGGACTGGGAGGACTGGGGagacatactcacacacacagacacatacacccAGGAGGAAGGCCTCTCAGATCTGACATCCAGGAGGGAGGCTCTCCGGAGTGTGTGGGCAGGGGCCCCAGAGGCCCAGTTTGTCCGTTTATCCGTGTCTCCTGACGCCAGTGTCTCTCGGGTGCCCCCTATCCGGGCAGGGAAGGTCCCTTCTGGGGTTTACATGACCGATTCCTTCTCGCAAGTGTCAGCATCGCCAGCGGGTCCCGGGCTGTGTTTGAGGAGGGGGTTCCCCTCCTCGGTGGGGACCGGCAGTGGAGCCAGGGGCGCCTCACTCTTCACCTGGATCAGCTCCGGGACCGAGCTCTGCGACTCTGTACGATCCACATAACTCTGCAGGAGGCCCGCCCCAAAGGCGTCACCTTCCACGTTGAGGATGGTGCAGGTCCGGTCCCTGCAGGAGTGAcgaggaagggagggggagggtcAGGGCCCAACCCTGGAATCCTGAAGTCCCCATCACGCCTTCTTCACAGAACCCTCGGAGACCCAGTAGCTcacacctccctcctcccagggtcCCAAATAGCCTTTCCTCCTAGAACCTCAAAGATCTTTTCATCTAGAACCCCAGAGGCTCCTTACCTCCCTTACGTTCCCCCGGAATCCCAAAGTGTCCCATCATACTTCCTCTGCCTGTGAACCCCAGAGacctcctccaccaccatccCTGGACCCCAGTCATCCTTCTTCCAACAAAACACAAGATCCGTTTCTTCTGGAACCTCAAAAAATCATCCCTCTCTTTACTTGGAGACCAAAAAGACCCATCCagccctccccttctccctgaaATACTAAATTCTCCTCCTCAGAATCTTAAGGATCTTCCTCTCCCTTCATactttctgtgtgtctgtgtgccattttagaaaattgagctataattcacacaccataaaattcaccctttaaaagTATACAATCCAGTGGTTCTtcgtatattcagagttgtgcaaccatcaccacttttTAGTTccggaatattttcatcactccaaaaggaaacccccacacccattaagcagtcagcccccattcccccctcccccagccctaggcaaccactcatctacttCCTGTCTCCAGATTtccccattctggacatttcatagaaatggaatcctaCACTATGTGGtcccttgtgtctggcttctttcactcagcatgttttCAAGGATCATAGATGCTgtagtgtgtatgtatgtatcagtgcttcattccatTTTACGGCTGAATAACATCCCATTCTATGGATATttgacattttgtttatccattcatcaattgatggacatttgggttgtttccacctgttCGATATTACGAATAATGCCAccatgaacattcgtgtacaagtttctgtggacatgttttcaattctcttgggtatacgcctaggagtgggattgctgagaTGTACGGTAACTCCATGTGTAACTTTTGAAACCAAACTGTTTTCTGATCTTTTCTGCTCTTAATAGCTTTACCGTAATAGCTAACAATGATGTAGCATTTACTACTGTTCTGAGTAGTTTTTCTAAGGGGGTTGCATGTATTAAGTCATCTAAccattctctccattttacagacagagaaactgagacacagagcgATTAGGTGCCCAAGGTCATAACAGCTGGTAATGGTGGCTCTGGGATTTGAACACAAGTAGCCTGGACAAAGTCTGTTCTCTTAACCACTCCGGCATGCTACCTTCCTGGGGTTCCTCGTAGAACCCCAAAGATCCCTTCCTGCCCTCTTACTGGAACGTTCCAGGTGCCATCCCCCTTCCTCTagaattccttccttcctcttctcttctgccCAGGGGCTTTCCATGACCCTCTTGCTCATCCTCTTTCCCAGGAGGCCCCCTGAACCCCAAACCCGCACTCACACCAGCCAGTCCACAGCCAGGATCAAGGAGATGTCGTGAACCGGGAGACTGACAGCTTCGAGGATGATGGCCAGAGTGAGGACCCCTCCAGCCGGGATGCCGGCCGCACCCACACTggacgctgtggcagtgaccctggtggaggggaggggaggtcagGGAGAGGCTACCACGGGGTCGCCGCTCCCCCCAACCTGTGTCTATTCTCAGGGGAAGGGTCTGGTAGGTCGGAGGTCCTAGCCGCAGCCACCCCGCACTCACAGGATGGTGATGATCTGCACGAAGTCCAAGGATCGCTTGTTGAGCTGAGCAATGAACACCGTGGCCACGCACTGGAAGAGGGCGGCGCCGTCCATGTTGACAGTGGCCCCGATGGGCAGGATGAAGCGGCTGATGTGCTTGGACACGCCGTTCCTCTCCTCCACGCACTTCATCATCAGCGGCAGCGTGGCGGAGCTGCGAGGGACCAGAGCTGGGTTAACTCGAGAGGCCGCCCGGGGCTGGCCCCGCCCACCGTTCAAGCCCCGCCCACAGCACCCCGCCCTGCCTCCCCTggtccctggcccaggccccgccCACACAGCCCAGCATCCCTGGCCCAAGCTCCGCCCACCAGCCTAGAGCCCTGCCCCCAGCATCCCCTCACTGACCACaccccctccccttctccaccaATAAGAGACCTCGACTAAGAATTACTATGCTCTTTTGGGGATGCTGCTGCAGGGAGGGTGGGGTTCTGAGAGGACAGGGCCAGTAGAGACGGACGAAATACCCAGGAGAGGTGGGAGGTGCTCCCAGAGGTTGGATCAGGGCTGGAGCACTACAGTCCCCAGGGCAGGGTATTGGGAGGAGGAGGGGTtctcaggaagggaaggaagaaatctCGAAGGCAGTGGTTTCCTAAGTTGGTGGGTGGGGTCCAAGACCTCATGAGAAACTTATGACAGCAGGGCCCCTGTACCCAGATCCAATGTCCCCAACACAAAATTCCAGGGGTCTTCAGACATCTGATGCCCGCCCCAGGCCCCTTAGCTTAAAAACCCCGGTCCGCCCCAAGGCCACACCTGGAGGAGGTCCCGAAGGCAGTGGCCAGCGGCGTCATGATGCCCCACAGGAAGCGGTAGGGGTTTTTGCGCGTGAAGATAAAGTAGATGAGGGGCAGCACCAGGAGCCCGTGGATGGCGTGGCCCAGCAGACAGCACAGGATGTATTTGCCGAGACTGGCGAACAGCAGCCCCACGTCCTCCATCTCCACGATCTTGCCAGCCACCAGGAACAAGATGCCCACAGGGGCGTACCTAATTACCCAGGAGACAGATGGCTGACTGCCCACGTGCCCCCTCAGGGTCGGGCACTGCGCTTGGCACACGGCCTgaccatttcccagcctccctcgcGGTCAGGAGGTGCCCAGAGCAGTGCGTGCTGAGGTTTGGGCACCTCTCCTGCCATCCCCCGTGCTCTCTCCTCTTGAAGATAATGCAGCCGGGAGATCAAAGAAGCTGAGACTCATCCACTGCCCCTTGGAGTAGAGTCACCAATCAGATTTGGACTTAACACACGGGCGAGAAAGAAACATCCACCATGCATAAGTCATTTACATTTTCTGGGCtcgtttgttatagcagctggtATGACTTAAACTAATAACCTCTCACCACgtcctgaaaaataaaaagaccgTGGCTCAGGTCTTAACAACTCCCAGGTGTGAACCATTTATGTGCCCTTGAACGTGACTGAATCTTCCCCACAAACCCACGAGGGAGCTCCTATTTTGAATCTCCTGCAGCTATCATGGAATCAGACAAAACCTAATAGGTCTATAAACCACGGACGATAATGCCACCAACCTCACAGGAATGTGGGGAGGATGACATGAGACTCCAGTTGAAGTGACTTGAGAGCTTTCTGTACACAATAAGTGATCTATAAACTTCAGCTGGGGTTACTGGCGCCTTCTCCTGGAGGGAAGATCCCGGGGTGCTCGTGTCTCCCAGCCAGGAGGCACCCCAAGATCACCTCCTTGTCTGCTTGCTCGCTATGGCTAGTTGTCCCCCAACTCCTTCTCCTCTTTAGCAACAGAAGAAAGGCGCCATTCCCCAGCCACCTGTGCAGCTAGCTTTGGCCAAATGCCCGAGTTCTGGCCAGTCAGATATGCCCAGAAGTTATACAAAGAaagtacttgataaatattaGCTAAGATTGTTGACTGTAGGCATGCAATAGGGCAGCCACTGTCCCAAGAACTTGACACGTATGAACTCATTTGTGCCTGGTACTGCCAACCCCATTttccagatagggaaactgaggcacggagggaTAAGTAACTTGTTGTAGGGCACACGACTGGAAGTGCCCACACACCTACCTGTGCATCAAAGAGTTTTTATTAGTCAAGGCGCATTCCATTCCCACACAGCAGCCTCTTAGATGTCGGCTGCCCTGGAatcggggtgggtgggggtgtgaGATTCGTTAAAAATGCAGCAACCCTGACCCTTCTCCTGATTTCTGACCCTCTAGATCCAGGTAGGTCCCGAGGATCTGTGTGAGATGGTGTGGAGATGAGACTGGGGGAGGGGGCAACGGTGGCGGCCTCTGCACAGGTTTTCCCCCTGATCATCAGGGGTCATTTAACAAAGCTCATAACAATAATAATCGTAGCCACCATTAAGTAAATTCCAGTAGGTGTCAGGCATTTAAAGCCTTTTCTAAGTACCTTACCTATACCTCAGTcactcatttcatcttcatgatAACTCGATAAAGCAGCACTATTTTAGATCACTGACCCAAAGGCAAACACTTGATTCCATTTAAATCTCTAAAACTGAGATGGGTTAGCCAGGCTGTGGCCACAGCTCAGCTTTTTGTCACCTTCCAGTAAGATCAAGAAGGTGCTGGTATCAGTCTTAGCTCTCACGGAATACAGCATCGTCCTCGTTTTAcagattgaggcacagagagggtaagtcgcttgtccaaagtcacacagcaagggaATGGTCGATgttggatttgaatccaggccatCTGGCTCCAAGGAGTGGATGGAGCCCTATCCCACAGCCCCGGCCCCTCTCCATcacctaccacatgatccaggaGACCAGCACCATGGTGGCATCGTTGAAGGAGTTGAAGAAGCGGATGAGCAGCTCTCCCTCGGGTCCCAGCTTCCGCAGGGCCACGCCAAAGATGATGGCAAACACCACCAGGCCCAGGATGTTCATGCCCTCCACCTCACCTCCCACGGGCACCTTGGGGCAGGGAACAGATGGCGCCGGGAGGGGCGTGCTCAGTCACCCTGCACAGTCACTGAGGGGGCCTGTCCTGGGCACTGCCGGGACCCAGCAGAGACAAGACGGCTCCTCAGGCCCCTTCCTCCCACGGCTCACAGTCCAGGTCCAGGGGAAACAGGCCTGTGGCCAGGGACCACCCAGAGTGGGCAGGGCTGGAatgggggccccaggggagtgTGGGAACCAAAAGGTGGATGCCACCTTGGGGGGTAAGAGGGAATCAgggagagcttcctggaggaagagacTGAGACCTGGAGAACAGGAGGGGTAAATCAGGTAAAAAGGGGTGGTAGAAGGTTCTAGAAAGAGGAAACAATGTGCAACAGCCTAGAAATGAGAGCAACTTGGGCATTCAAacaacacaaagaaatccactgtGGCTGCAGTGGAACGAGCCAGGCAGAGTCAGAAGATGAGGCTGGGCGGGTGGCTGGGCAGGGGCCCGGGCTTTCTTCCGAGGGCACTAGGGAGCATGACAGGCCTTGAGGCAGGGGAGAGGCAGGCTCAGGTCACGGTTTGGAAAAACCACTTGGGCTGCCAGGCTGAGGATGAGTGGGGTAGGGAGAAGAGGGGGCAAAATGAAGATTCCAGAAAGGCAGAGAAGACAGAAATCAGGGAGGGGCTGCAGCGAGTTTTAAAACACATTGCACAGCAAATGTTGTAAGACCCAGAGGGCCCCAAAGGCTGGGGTAGGAACCAAATGGAAACACCACAACAGTGGGCCAAGGGGTGGGGCCCCACCCTGCCCTTTCCTGCTCTCACCTTCACCTGGGTTCCGTTGATCCATATCTGTTCATAGGAGGTGGCATACTGCGGGTGGGGTTGGGAAGAGTCAGTGTCAATTGTCATCAAGGTTCCCCCACTCCATGCTGGCACTAACAATGCTCAAAG
This genomic window from Diceros bicornis minor isolate mBicDic1 chromosome 34, mDicBic1.mat.cur, whole genome shotgun sequence contains:
- the SLC1A5 gene encoding neutral amino acid transporter B(0), giving the protein MVADPPKGDPKGFAAAEPTANGALALVPLEDPGATGGGSRDKVRRCLRANLLVLLTVAAVVAGVALGLGVSGAGGAGALGPARLAAFAFPGELLLRLLKMIILPLVVCSLVGGAASLDPSALGRLGAWALLFFLVTTLLASALGVGLALALKPGAAFAAINASVGATGATEEAPPSKEVRDSFLDLVRNIFPSNLVSAAFRSYATSYEQIWINGTQVKVPVGGEVEGMNILGLVVFAIIFGVALRKLGPEGELLIRFFNSFNDATMVLVSWIMWYAPVGILFLVAGKIVEMEDVGLLFASLGKYILCCLLGHAIHGLLVLPLIYFIFTRKNPYRFLWGIMTPLATAFGTSSSSATLPLMMKCVEERNGVSKHISRFILPIGATVNMDGAALFQCVATVFIAQLNKRSLDFVQIITILVTATASSVGAAGIPAGGVLTLAIILEAVSLPVHDISLILAVDWLVDRTCTILNVEGDAFGAGLLQSYVDRTESQSSVPELIQVKSEAPLAPLPVPTEEGNPLLKHSPGPAGDADTCEKESVM